The window GAACGTCTCAACTCAGACATCGGAGAGGGAGACACAAATGGACGGTCTCGCGAGCTGCAAACAGACAGCGACGCAGGCCTGTCTGCGTGCACGATGCGATAATGGCGGAGAGGAGGACCAGAAGTGGGGAGAGAGTTGAATTGTACAAATTCGGGCTGCAAAAACGTTGTAGGATGCGAGCACACACCTAGCTAGTCCTTGCTATGATAACTGCCCTGTATACCGTATGTATGTGGGGAGTTAATATTGTCCCCGGCTCCGTCAGAAAGGCAACGGATTCATCCGTGAGAATGCACCGGTTCCATAGATGGCCGATGAAAAGAAAAGcacaagacgacgacgagaaaaGTCTTGGACGCCACCTGGTGGCTGATTCTAAAGAAAACTCCCAAACGCCCGACGCATCCAATCTGTCTGGAGGTCCTACTCCTCCtgcgccgagctcgcgctgGTGTCGGCGCTGCCACCCCATCCCCAGGTCCTCCACGATCTCGTGCTGGCGCCCGAGGTacgtcgccggcgcagcGTGCTGTCTTCTTCGGTGGggctctcggcctcgaccttttCAAAGTCGGTCTCGCTGCGGCTCTTGCTCAGGGCGCTCCACACGCTGAGTCCGCTGGGCGGTCGCTGCGTcgcatcctcgtcctgcgCTTCtcccggcgtcgtcgccgtcgccgccgccgccgccgtagccgACCGAGATTGGTCGTTGCGCTGGATCTCTTGCGCTTCGTGGTCGAGCACCGACAGAAGAATGTTGAGTCGTTCGCgctgggcggcgatgaagctCATCTTCTCAGCCGAACCGCGCAGGTTCGGTGGAATGAGCGTGCCCGAGTCGgtcatgccgccgcctccgccatCGTTCCCGTTCCTACCAGCGCCCGTGGCGGCGGATACGGCACCGGCCAGAAGGTTGTAGAAGTCGTTGCCCGTGCTGGCGGCGGAAGTCCACCTCGTCGTTGGAACACTGAACCGCGCGAGAAGCGCCTGGGTATAGCTCTGTgcggccgccggctcgggcggtggctccgtcggcggcaagccGAGTATGGAAGTCTTTATGTACTCGATGGCCTGGCGGAAGTACGAAATGCCTGCCGTCTTGAGCCGATCGTGGGCGCTGGCGATGAAGTCATCGATGCTCGCCTCGTTCTCCTCCAGGAAGGGATGGACCCGTTCCTCGTAGATGATGCGAGCGCCTTGCGTCTGCGGCAGGATGAGGTAgagaaggaagaggaggcgCATGTACCCGTAAAAGGGAACCCTGCGATCCGAGTCAGCATCGGGCGAACGGTACAGACACCACGGGTGAGGCTCGACCGAGACGTACCAGGCGAGGATGAACGAGACCCATGACTCGACTAGTAGGCAGCAGCTGAAGACGACCCAGTACATGAGCCAGGGCGTCAGTTCGGCCGGATCGGACGTCTTCAGAGCCTTGTAGGAAGCGAATATGGGGAAGAGAAAGGAGGCGACGGAGCTGGGGTGGAAACAGGGGTTAGCAAGCGAGACGAGCCGGCTGAGGGATGGCAGCTCCTCCATCTCGGtgcgcgacgacggtggtggtggcggccGCGGGGGGATGACAGCATCGTGGGGCGATGACGAAGGCATCGTCGTTTGTGGCACTTACGATAAGAGCATGGCGAATATATCAAACATGACGGATATCCTGACGAGGCCGTGCCTCTCGGTCCGCAACGATCTCGGAGAGCGTGAGCGGTGTGGAGGAGAGCGGAGAGAGGGATCGCGGGGGTGGAAAGCGTTGGGAAGGGGGTGCGAAATATCTGGGTCAGAATCTCCAGAGGATGTGATGAGCTTTAATGTCGACGGATGGGAAGTGCTGATGTGACGTCGTGGGGTGAGGCAatggcgaggcgagcgaaTGTTGAAACGGAGTCAAGGGTCCTCCAAGTGGAGCGAAGAACGGCCGTAGAAGCAGGCGAGCAACTGTTAGCTGCCTAGCTGGCGGGGCCAAGCAGTCACAGCGACGGGGCGGGACACCTGATCTGCCTGGCGGGCCGTAACCCCACGTTCGCATCAGGCACTTGGTGACGGGGaagggtgggggggggggggggggggggagcggTCACTCGCCCCGTGACGACACACGAATCGATCGGCACTCACATGTTACCtacaaagtacttgcaagtacttgcaagcactgtatTTGTATAACTAagcatactaggtactgttgGTCCAAGTGCTACAGTGTCCAAGGGCTACAGTACGTCAAGTactacgtacagtacatgtacaccgtaATCACTCTGTAGACGCACATGCAACCATTTGCGCCTCGCTGAGCAAGACgttacgtacggagtacatgtacagtattatgaTATGAACTTGCTGATAGGTACTAAGGTGATACCTACGCaacgagtacagtacctaggaCGCATGAACTAAGGCACTTGTAGGTCCATGTATCGGTACCCCGAACAAAGATGAGCACAACTGTACCGGCAATAGGGCCTATGAGCAAGTTTATCCGCTTCCAGGTGCTGGTACAAGGTACCTACCAGGTACCCAGCGACCATCAAGCGCCTGCTGTGCAGTGCAATGGTAAACCCTAGGTACTGAGCAAAACTGGAGTAGTATCTGCAGGGTACCTAACATACCTCAGTAATTacctgtattactccgtaccaaaTGTGCCTTTGATACTCAGGTGGTGCCCAAGTGCCTGCCAACTTTCCACCTCATTGATGAAGGCACTCCTCAACAAAATGGGCACAACAAATTGCCCCCTACACATGACCGAGGAACAGGGCAATATATGAAGAGAGATGACCAAAATAGATTGCATCCAGGATCTACAGCATATTGGTCTGCTCTTGGGCTGGATGCCAAACCAACCTTGGACGGACGATGCACCGACGTTGCACTTCAGCGAGGCTGGCCGGCCAGTCACAACTATATCGACCTCCCACCGCTTCAGCCAGTTGGACCAAGGTGCCTGGCGAGTGGGTGCGTGACAATTCGAACGCCGACGTCGGATCCTCGGGGAAACGAAGAGTGGGAAAAACCAGGTTGTCTGCGCTGCGCAAATGCATCTACGGGCAAAATCGGAACCTACTCGGCCGAAGCAGCAGCTCTAGTAGACCTAGCTAGAGTTCAGCGCCACCGTCCTTGTTCCATTGTTCACGCTCACACACACATTCATTCACGACAAAACGTTTTGGTGGAGCATTCATAGCGCTCTGACCGCGAAAACCCTCTCAAGAAGAGGTACAATCGATGTTGTGCGTCTCCATTTAGCCTTTGCGTGGCTTTGATGACGAAACAAGTGCCTTTTAGGTCCTTCGCCTCAGCTGGTCTGGATATGTCGTTATCGAGTTTCCCTTCCACCACATGCACATCAGTCACATGCAAGAAATCCGGCAAGAAGCAAGGTACGGATAATGTCGATGTAGGCGATGCCCAGCTGGGCGTCGCGGAACCCAACGCTATGCTTCGCTTTACCCTAGCTCATCGGGGGAGTTCTCGTTGGAGCTGCGGCTAGGCATGTCGCAGAGCTCACACCCTCGATTCAAGAACTTGCTCGTCTTCACAAACCTGCCTCTATCGGGAGTACGGCTCATCTTGGAGCTTGAACCTAGACTGATGTTTGAGTTCGCCGACTGTGGCCAAGAGGATTAGTCCGTGACACATGCATGATACGGCGTCCTCTCCCTACCCGTGCGGGGCCTTCTGAAGGTTTTCGAACGGTTTCATGATGAACAATGGAAAATGTCAGGCCTATTCTCTGGAACGGTACCTCCTGGCTCAGAAGCCTCGTGCGCGGCGGTCTCGGGCCATCTGGGGCCCTCCACACCAGCGCCTTGCAACGACAAGCTCCCGCATACAGAACATCCATGCAGTCCGAGGTTTGGCTTCACCGATCCTTTGTCACGCCCTCATCGGTGATTAGTAGACCGTGTAGCGTCGGGGTTTACTGGACGTGGAAGCCATAGGGTTTAGCGGCATCGTCATGAATGAATTGCCTCGGCCTCTCGTCGTATGTGGGACCACGGACGGGTTAGAAGCTCGGGAAGTGATTTGTCAATACAAATCTTCCAGTACCCTCGTGCGGGAGCTGGTCACGCCTCTGCCCGTACTCGTCGTGTTCGATGAACTTTTTTTCCACTTGTCCCTGtagtcgtcgccgtcatcgtgTCAGTGTGAGGGGCGAAAGCGGTGCAATGCGTATGCCGGAGAAGTGCGCTGCTTTGTACCTCTCCGAGTGCAGGCTGGACAGAGAAGTCCATGAAGTGGATCTCCGAGCCTTTGACCTTTCCGACCAATTTTGATCATCTTCGTGTGCAGGTCGATAGAAAATGCTCGTCAAAGCCGTCGAGAGGGGAAGCTCAAGGTCTCTTCATACCCAGCGTGGCGATCGCTTTGACGTTCATCGCCCCCAAAGGTCCAGCCCAGCCAGCCAGGGTCAAGATGGAAAACCAGCCCAAGATGTGCCAATTTAGGACGGTAGATTCGGGAGCAGGTTTCGGGAGTGGCGGTTTGATCACGGAGACTGGAAGATCAGGCTTCGGCCGTGATGCTGGCAACCAGATGACCGTTGATGGGAGTGTCAAGGCGCTATGAATGAGCCAAACAACCTTGAAGGAGACTGACTACTCCTGACGGTGATGATGGCGCCAAGCGACCTGCAAGGGGAGACTGCCTTGACGGACTTCTTGGAGCAAGAAAGCCCAGGAACCATGAGCCTAAGTTGATGCTTTTTGATGGCCACAATTGTCTCGAAATATGCCATGGTACGGGACCACGAACGCAGATGATGAGGCTTCTCATCTTCTGAATAGGTTTTATGCTTGCAACTTTGCGATTTGTATGGAGTCCCATCCATCGCCTGGCTGCACGCGTTGCACATGTCGTGGAACTCTTCCCAAGCACTTCCTCGTTGAATAGTTGGACTGGAGGGATCTAAACCATAATTCGATCGAGGCTGTCATTTGTCAAACTGGTATGGTCAGATTGAGAGTTGGGGATTGAAGACTGCGATGGAGCAATCTAGCGAATGCATTCTGCATAACCCCAACAGAGACTGGTCGCATCTCCACTCGGTCCATGTTTGTCCTCGAGGGGACCTGCGGGGAGATTGTGATTCCGTGTCTGCGCCGAGCACTTGCCAGATGTCGAGGCTTTGAAAACAAGAAAACGGAGGAAGAGCGATGGTGGCGAGACGCTGAACTCGCGCCTGTCTCCTGTTTGTCAGGGCCGAAATTCGCACCGATTCAAGCACCGACGCTGCACGAAGTGCTGCCTTCCGAGAGCTTTTCCGCGAGACAAGGtgcgaagaggacgacggctGGCCTTTCGTGAGGGACAAAGGTCTTGCCAGGGGGGCTGGGATGCGCGTGAAACGGTACGCGTTGGCGACGTGGAGCGTGACGTTGTCGAAGCTGGCGTGGTCAAGCTTGGTGGTGGACgatgtacatgcaaagtactccgtacacaggGGACACATGCAAGAAATTACCTAGTTCTCCGGATTATTGGCAGTTTAATGAAATTCATCGAATAAATACAAAAAGGTACGACCGATAAACGTAcagagcactccgtacggagaaatGGTGCAGCTCTTACGATAAACTGACTGACCGGGACTTAACTCAGGAATAAAAAAATGACGACTCACAAGGACGAAGATTTCCAGCCTCGCTCAGCCATGTAGGTACTGGTATTAGGACGATGGCTCTTTGCACCATAGAGCAGAATCCTGCAGGGGAACAGCGTCGCATGCACGTACATCAtcatactaggtaccgagAGCAGTACAAATTACAGGGGGCAGAGTGCTGGGAGGCCTTACAGAGTACGTAGACCGTGCCATTcatgtaccgtacttgc of the Drechmeria coniospora strain ARSEF 6962 chromosome 01, whole genome shotgun sequence genome contains:
- a CDS encoding pathogenicity protein, whose product is MPSSSPHDAVIPPRPPPPPSSRTEMEELPSLSRLVSLANPCFHPSSVASFLFPIFASYKALKTSDPAELTPWLMYWVVFSCCLLVESWVSFILAWVPFYGYMRLLFLLYLILPQTQGARIIYEERVHPFLEENEASIDDFIASAHDRLKTAGISYFRQAIEYIKTSILGLPPTEPPPEPAAAQSYTQALLARFSVPTTRWTSAASTGNDFYNLLAGAVSAATGAGRNGNDGGGGGMTDSGTLIPPNLRGSAEKMSFIAAQRERLNILLSVLDHEAQEIQRNDQSRSATAAAAATATTPGEAQDEDATQRPPSGLSVWSALSKSRSETDFEKVEAESPTEEDSTLRRRRTSGASTRSWRTWGWGGSADTSASSAQEE